From a single Stigmatopora argus isolate UIUO_Sarg chromosome 4, RoL_Sarg_1.0, whole genome shotgun sequence genomic region:
- the LOC144072527 gene encoding uncharacterized protein LOC144072527, producing the protein MAAIYPPESPEQHSSLAEEVQTSGGKIDAAELERTSEHTEENTILEPRARHSNEHSGNNNASPASHSKVIESAAAGDQTCHSSEPKMAESPGDEKRPFDCPGDEDVGAEFHSHSAENMTKTAENVLPETKALNGAEEINWQVDQASLKKELSDDPTEAVDTGDDVFKDHDGRTKRQDTGPSKPRKSRMVCKECGITFTRREMFYLHRHNHAYKDDLVPLTCKECGLDFKDRRSLIKHRHVHKEEEKEEDEEEEDEEPANEEKDVFQCAACEEFFPTAQKLRLHNCNDSDDKPYRCPLCRKEFQLRGAVGMHMFTHSQESSCTCEECGRKFRDYRRLRCHQRCHPGLKPYECPDCGMAFRYSSVMEDHRRKHTDQLRSYLCTVCGKSFKYSSLLQQHQYLHTGEKSFRCPECGKNFAFAKNMRAHCRQHRLHQANPLPSTDRPTKQTPASAPEPRPVVRRKENAHPRVVPKRIFNCPLCPVTCDSPANLRAHMHIHELEHESQRKGFPVIPEMKKVWDRGYTCPHCPCTYREGISLRLHIFKTHKDITQDWDKVPITPLNELPTPPSKELPTPPSKELPTPPPKKVLPAPRPRKVIKSEDIPAKIRSYKVDIKPHKCPHCEKKFLHRSVLELHMRIHSNPKPFLCNVCGKGFRFSSSLQQHSVIHSGEKPYKCPECGKGFAFPQNLKTHQKLHKEKPFRCTSCRKGYSDEAQLQQHMLSHKGDKPHKCNICYKCFGLAYLLRDHQNTHTGERPHRCEECGKSFSWLSSLLVHQKIHKRKRQSFNSTNCVPASGRARGRGRRGGRPVWEMTKTLALGAPGNMAQTSMNLNPDELQGRIQKEDFFSELLPAPVHWEVGGPKVMQVPSSQQPQSGQHIQDSAPTLVGSPPKSRPLEKHVPFAVPTSTSSGSLHLDARGTPSVVDGAAPWSVQPPLLASPNKLGPEFQSPTWPGSPVPKQEALALPIKEDSKVQDPQAIPTTVSRPENIRPETELQNERASGVTDGQQDQSIPNPVSTSVTHGIGSTLWGIQAPLGTSKKLSSPQKLVNNQDLQLQQKQVASAWANVQNQTVTQKLPIAINPFAQGIGTTVWGFQNSPVGPQLLLTGQLKPGNGQDLQKQPLVSTSQILLNQPSPFFSPALATVPTLALPGAHSLHTVSVGGLPRPPLPNIFFTPQAVLTERPTMPQTPGLPQLATQPEAQKLRDRSPFGPDRVFLCMICGRSFPRELELQLHYMQHAQGKV; encoded by the exons ATGGCCGCCATATACCCACCGGAGTCTCCGGAGCAACACAGCTCTCTGGCGGAGGAAGTCCAAACGTCAGGGGGCAAGATTGACGCGGCGGAACTGGAACGCACCTCCGAGCATACGGAAGAAAATACAATTCTTGAACCCCGGGCGCGTCATAGTAACGAGCACAGTGGCAACAACAACGCTTCCCCGGCCAGCCATTCTAAGGTTATTGAGTCTGCAGCTGCAGGAGACCAAACATGTCATTCATCTGAGCCAAAAATGGCCGAGTCACCGGGAGACGAAAAGCGGCCATTTGACTGTCCCGGAGACGAAGACGTCGGTGCAGAGTTTCACTCCCACTCGGCAGAAAATA TGACAAAGACTGCTGAAAACGTGCTGCCAGAAACTAAAGCTCTTAATGGTGCAGAGGAAATTAACTGGCAGGTTGATCAAGCAAGCTTGAAGAAAGAACTGTCTGATGATCCTACGGAAGCCGTGGATACTGGGGATGATGTCTTCAAAGACCACGATGGGAGAACCAAGCGGCAGGACACTGGTCCATCTAAGCCAAGAAAGAGCCGCATGGTGTGCAAGGAGTGCGGAATAACATTCACTCGCCGTGAAATGTTCTACCTTCACCGTCACAATCATGCCTACAAGGATGATCTTGTTCCCCTCACCTGTAAAGAATGCGGCCTCGACTTTAAGGATCGTCGCAGCCTCATAAAACACAGGCATGTGcataaagaggaagagaaggaggaggatgaggaggaggaggatgaagagcCAGCAAATGAGGAGAAAGATGTTTTTCAGTGTGCAGCGTGTGAGGAGTTCTTCCCCACCGCGCAAAAACTAAGGCTTCACAATTGCAACGATTCGGATGACAAGCCTTATCGCTGTCCACTGTGTCGCAAAGAGTTCCAACTCCGGGGCGCTGTCGGCATGCACATGTTCACTCACTCGCAAGAAAGCAGCTGCACGTGCGAGGAGTGCGGTCGAAAATTCCGAGACTACAGGCGCTTACGCTGCCACCAGCGTTGTCATCCGGGCCTGAAACCATACGAATGCCCCGATTGCGGCATGGCTTTCAGATACAGTTCCGTCATGGAAGACCACCGGCGCAAGCACACCGACCAACTCCGCTCTTATTTGTGCACCGTATGCGGTAAGAGCTTCAAATACAGCAGTCTCCTTCAACAGCATCAGTACCTGCACACCGGCGAGAAATCCTTCCGTTGTCCCGAATGCGGTAAGAACTTTGCCTTCGCTAAAAATATGAGGGCACACTGTCGCCAACATCGACTCCATCAAGCCAATCCACTTCCCTCTACCGATCGGCCCACCAAACAGACCCCTGCCTCTGCACCGGAGCCTAGGCCGGTAGTGCGAAGGAAAGAGAATGCCCACCCGAGGGTCGTCCCAAAACGCATTTTTAACTGTCCCCTTTGTCCCGTGACATGTGACTCACCAGCCAACCTCAGAGCCCACATGCATATCCACGAGTTGGAGCATGAATCGCAGCGGAAGGGATTCCCGGTGATTCCGGAGATGAAAAAAGTTTGGGACAGAGGCTACACCTGTCCGCACTGCCCGTGTACTTACCGCGAGGGGATAAGTTTAAGATTACACATATTTAAAACCCACAAGGACATAACTCAAGATTGGGACAAAGTGCCAATTACCCCCTTAAACGAGTTACCCACTCCCCCCTCAAAGGAGTTACCCACTCCCCCCTCAAAGGAGTTACCCACTCCCCCCCCAAAGAAGGTGTTACCCGCTCCCCGCCCAAGGAAGGTGATAAAGAGCGAAGATATCCCAGCAAAAATTCGAAGCTACAAAGTAGATATTAAGCCACACAAGTGCCCGCACTGCGAAAAAAAGTTTCTCCATCGCTCCGTGTTGGAGTTGCACATGCGCATACATTCCAATCCCAAGCCTTTCTTGTGCAATGTGTGCGGTAAAGGCTTTCGATTCAGCAGCTCCTTACAGCAACATTCGGTCATCCATTCCGGCGAGAAGCCTTACAAGTGTCCCGAATGCGGGAAGGGTTTTGCCTTCCCACAGAACTTGAAAACCCACCAGAAGCTCCACAAGGAAAAACCCTTCCGCTGCACCAGTTGCCGCAAAGGCTACAGCGACGAGGCTCAATTGCAGCAGCATATGCTCTCCCATAAAGGTGATAAGCCTCACAAATGCAACATTTGCTACAAGTGTTTTGGTCTGGCCTATCTGCTTCGGGACCACCAGAACACGCACACGGGGGAGCGACCCCACCGCTGTGAAGAGTGTGGCAAATCTTTTTCCTGGTTGAGCAGCTTGTTGGTGCACCAGAAGATCCACAAGCGCAAGCGGCAGAGTTTTAATTCGACCAATTGCGTCCCTGCTAGTGGAAGGGCAAGAGGCAGGGGGAGGAGAGGGGGAAGGCCGGTGTGGGAGATGACTAAAACATTAGCGTTAGGGGCTCCTGGGAACATGGCACAAACCTCCATGAACTTAAATCCAGATGAATTGCAAGGGAGGATACAAAAAGAGGACTTTTTTTCTGAGCTACTCCCTGCACCTGTCCATTGGGAGGTGGGCGGTCCCAAGGTAATGCAAGTCCCCTCATCACAGCAGCCGCAGTCTGGCCAACACATTCAGGACAGCGCACCCACCCTCGTCGGCTCCCCCCCCAAAAGCCGGCCCCTGGAGAAACACGTTCCCTTCGCGGTCCCAACATCCACTTCCTCTGGTTCTCTGCACCTCGATGCCCGTGGGACGCCGTCCGTCGTGGACGGTGCAGCGCCGTGGAGCGTCCAGCCTCCCCTGCTGGCGTCTCCAAACAAGTTGGGTCCAGAGTTCCAGTCTCCAACATGGCCGGGGTCCCCTGTTCCAAAGCAGGAGGCATTAGCGCTTCCTATAAAAGAGGACAGCAAAGTGCAGGATCCTCAAGCAATACCGACGACTGTTAGCCGGCCTGAGAATATACGGCCAGAAACCGAGTTGCAAAACGAAAGGGCTTCAGGTGTCACAGATGGACAGCAAGACCAAAGCATCCCCAACCCAGTCTCCACTTCTGTCACCCACGGGATTGGTAGCACTTTATGGGGTATTCAAGCCCCTCTGGGGACTTCCAAAAAATTGAGCTCCCCTCAGAAACTAGTGAACAATCAAGACTTGCAGCTACAGCAGAAGCAGGTGGCGTCTGCTTGGGCCAATGTACAGAATCAGACCGTAACACAGAAACTTCCCATCGCCATCAATCCCTTCGCCCAAGGCATTGGCACAACAGTTTGGGGTTTCCAAAATAGCCCTGTAGGTCCTCAACTTCTTCTGACTGGACAGCTCAAGCCAGGAAACGGGCAGGACCTGCAAAAGCAACCCTTGGTCTCGACCAGTCAGATCCTCCTCAACCAGCCGTCACCCTTTTTCTCGCCGGCGCTCGCCACCGTGCCGACTCTAGCTTTACCCGGTGCTCACTCTCTTCACACCGTTTCAGTCGGCGGGCTGCCAAGACCGCCGCTCCCCAATATTTTCTTCACCCCACAGGCCGTCTTGACGGAGAGACCTACCATGCCACAAACTCCAGGCCTACCTCAGCTCGCCACGCAGCCCGAAGCTCAAAAACTCCGAGACCGTTCGCCTTTCGGCCCGGATAGGGTTTTTTTGTGCATGATTTGCGGTCGCTCTTTTCCACGGGAACTGGAGCTTCAGTTGCATTACATGCAACATGCACAAGGAAAGGTGTAA